The sequence ACTGCAAATTGCGCAATATTGAAGATTAAGAGGAATAAGATTGGTCCCATTAAACTTCCGTTAATTGCCATATTCGCTGTAAGCCCAGCAGTAATTGGAACGAGTGTTAACCAGAAGAGTGCATCCCCAATACCACCAAGTGGTCCCATTGCCGCAACACGTACGGCACGAATGGTAGGAATATCTGCTTTTTGTTGTTCAAGTGAGAGTACAATCCCCATTACAAACGTAACAAGGAATGGGTGCGTATTAAAGAACTCTAAGTTATGTTCCATGGATGCTGAGAGATCATCCTTGTTTGTATGGATTTTCTCAAGTCCTGGCAAGATACCATAGAGCCATCCACCTGCTTGCATACGTTCGTAGTTAAACGATGATTGTAAGAAGAGTGAACGCCAAACCATTTTATTTAACGTTTTCTTATCCAGTTGTTGTGCTGGATTTAGATCTTTATATGTATTAGATTCCATCTTCGTCACCTCCACCTGATGTTAAGTCACGTAGTTTTGTATTTGTTTGGAAATCGTAGATTGCAATAGCAGTACCGATCATTGCGATAATAAGCAATGCGGAACCACCAAGTCCTGGAACTTTACTGATAATTGTAGCGAATGCAAATCCAAGGAAGAAGAATCCCCAGAGTTCTCCGGAGAGCATAATCTTCATAAGAATTGCAAATCCGACATAACGCATCATCTTACCACCAGCTGCAAGACCGGCCATAAACCAACTATTATTGGATGACCAATCAACGATTGCTCCACTAAAGGAAACACCAAGTTTCATACCAACCATAATAATGACAGCGAAGAGTAGTCCGATTAAACCCATCCCGATATAGTTGATTTGTTCAATCCCTTTTGGATTTGCAGCTTTCGCAGCTTCATCCGCTTTCTTCATTAATGGTGACATTAAGGTAAAGGCTGTTGTTACAGCATATTGACCTAAAAGTGCAAATGGAACCGCCATCCCCACAGCGGCACTTGGATCAACACTTGGCATGGAAACTGCAAAGATTGTTGCCATGATACCACCAATAACTGCGTTTGGTGGTTGTGCTCCCCCAACAGGCATACTACCAATTTGAATTAATTGATATGTTCCCCCAACAACAAGCCCGGTTTTCATATCTCCTAAAATCGCTCCGATTACAGGACCAACAACGATAGGTTGGTAGAGTGATTCAAGGAAACTGAATTGGTCAATCGCAACAATAAATGTAACGATAAATACGAGCAAGTATTGAATAATTGAAAAACTACTCATAATTCTTTCCTCCTATATATTATTGAAATAACTTTTCGATGTTATCAGCACTTTCGGTAGGAACTTTTCGAATCTCAAGCTCTACACCCAGTTCTTTTAAACGTCTAAATGCTTCCACATCATGATCATCAACAGCGACAACTTGGGCTACTTGACGTTTTCCTTCTGACATATGCATGTTTCCAATATTTACTTTCGTAATGGGAACACCACCCTCCACAAGTGTTAATACGTCAGCAGGGCTCTCACAAACAATAAAAATCTTTTGTTTGTCTGAAGCCTTATGAATTGTTTCGATTGTCTTTTGTAAGGTCCAATAGCGTGTGGTTGCATAACTTGGTGCAGCCATATCCATTAATCCTTGACGCATTTTATTTGATGCTACTTCGTCATTCGCAACAAGAATTAAATTAGCTCCAATAGCGGAACACCATTGTGTTGCGACTTGACCATGAATTAATCGATTGTCAATTCGTGTTAATACAATATTAGGCATCTAAACTCTCCTCCTTCTGCCATAAGAGATGTAAGCGCTCTTATAGTATAAGTGTACCTTAACATTCACAAATAATATTTGCACAATTTTATACTTGTTTTGCACTTTTGTGTTTACTCGTTTGATTATCACACAATAAGAACAAGAATATCTTATGATTAAGTTAGAATATTTGTAATGAATAAAGGAGAAACTATGTATTTAAAAACGACAAGCCCACAATTCTTGAAGTATGGACAAGTACAAGATCACCCATCAAACTTTAAAGTTCA is a genomic window of Erysipelothrix amsterdamensis containing:
- a CDS encoding PTS system mannose/fructose/sorbose family transporter subunit IID, producing MESNTYKDLNPAQQLDKKTLNKMVWRSLFLQSSFNYERMQAGGWLYGILPGLEKIHTNKDDLSASMEHNLEFFNTHPFLVTFVMGIVLSLEQQKADIPTIRAVRVAAMGPLGGIGDALFWLTLVPITAGLTANMAINGSLMGPILFLLIFNIAQFAVRYFLMHKSYELGTNAVSLFTENAKEFTRAASILGVFIVGALVSNYGATSLRISIDQGGGAFINFQEVLDGILPQLIPLIITLMLFVLIKKHNWTPTKCIGLLLVIGLVGTAFGIWAEDSGALDANGEPIKGGYTPVVEWYDLHIPKKPK
- a CDS encoding PTS mannose/fructose/sorbose/N-acetylgalactosamine transporter subunit IIC; amino-acid sequence: MSSFSIIQYLLVFIVTFIVAIDQFSFLESLYQPIVVGPVIGAILGDMKTGLVVGGTYQLIQIGSMPVGGAQPPNAVIGGIMATIFAVSMPSVDPSAAVGMAVPFALLGQYAVTTAFTLMSPLMKKADEAAKAANPKGIEQINYIGMGLIGLLFAVIIMVGMKLGVSFSGAIVDWSSNNSWFMAGLAAGGKMMRYVGFAILMKIMLSGELWGFFFLGFAFATIISKVPGLGGSALLIIAMIGTAIAIYDFQTNTKLRDLTSGGGDEDGI
- the agaV gene encoding PTS N-acetylgalactosamine transporter subunit IIB, producing the protein MPNIVLTRIDNRLIHGQVATQWCSAIGANLILVANDEVASNKMRQGLMDMAAPSYATTRYWTLQKTIETIHKASDKQKIFIVCESPADVLTLVEGGVPITKVNIGNMHMSEGKRQVAQVVAVDDHDVEAFRRLKELGVELEIRKVPTESADNIEKLFQ